One Gemmatimonadota bacterium DNA segment encodes these proteins:
- a CDS encoding type II toxin-antitoxin system PemK/MazF family toxin, translating to MTHPTLSRGNVVLARFPFTDLTGTTLRPAVIVSQGQLGDDIVLVAISSVVRGTLAPTDYTVESNHPEFTLTGLRVTSVIRMHKLATVERSVIIRRLGSLGPQLQAEVDRLLRAVLAL from the coding sequence GTGACGCACCCAACGCTCTCTCGTGGCAATGTGGTCCTGGCGCGGTTTCCATTTACCGATTTGACCGGTACTACCCTTCGCCCCGCAGTGATCGTGTCCCAAGGGCAACTCGGAGATGACATAGTGCTCGTGGCAATTTCCAGCGTTGTGCGCGGGACGCTTGCTCCCACCGACTACACCGTTGAGTCTAATCACCCGGAGTTTACCTTGACAGGCTTGCGCGTTACGTCCGTCATCCGGATGCACAAATTAGCTACAGTAGAACGGTCAGTCATCATCCGTCGTCTCGGAAGTCTTGGTCCGCAATTACAAGCTGAAGTGGATAGACTACTTCGTGCAGTGCTGGCACTCTAA
- a CDS encoding DUF4145 domain-containing protein: protein MYNEAADIANLSPRAACALLRLAIQMLLKQLGEKGDNINEDIKNLVTKRLDPQIQQALDIVRVTGNHAVHPGEIDFNDTTDVQTLFELINVIADTLITRPKRIDAMFNRLPENDRKAIEKRDKKTK, encoded by the coding sequence ATTTACAATGAGGCCGCCGACATCGCTAATCTATCTCCCCGCGCCGCCTGCGCTTTGTTGCGATTAGCTATACAAATGCTTCTCAAACAACTTGGAGAAAAGGGAGATAATATTAATGAAGATATAAAAAATCTGGTGACAAAAAGGCTTGATCCCCAAATACAGCAAGCATTGGACATTGTGAGGGTAACGGGCAATCATGCGGTTCATCCTGGCGAGATTGATTTTAACGACACTACCGATGTTCAGACACTTTTTGAATTAATCAATGTAATTGCCGATACCCTGATTACACGACCTAAGCGAATTGATGCGATGTTCAATCGCCTTCCTGAAAACGACCGAAAAGCAATAGAAAAAAGAGACAAAAAAACGAAATAG
- a CDS encoding phosphoribosylaminoimidazolesuccinocarboxamide synthase yields MISQEQIRSQLNNCLLEAKFGRWANQYQKGKVRDIYLLEDKRILITTDRQSAFDHVLGAIPLKGQVLNKTAKYWFDQTADIVPNQVLDVPDPNVTVARELDMLLVEIVVRRYLTGSTDTSVWTNYNNGVRKFCGVDLPDGMIKNQKFDEPIITPTTKAEDHDESISPEEIVERGLVDAERWAEVEKVALELFARGTELAAQRGLILVDTKYEMGLDPEGNLTVADEIHTPDSSRYWILDSYEDLHARGEEPESLDKEFLRLWLVDKGISDDNIPELDDEIRTQVSARYIDLFERVTGEPFETEVDDTPILERIEKNIEPYF; encoded by the coding sequence ATGATCTCTCAAGAACAAATCCGTTCACAGTTGAATAACTGTTTATTAGAAGCCAAATTTGGTCGCTGGGCGAATCAATACCAGAAAGGGAAAGTGCGGGACATCTATCTGCTCGAAGACAAGCGCATCTTGATTACCACAGACCGTCAAAGCGCATTTGACCATGTACTCGGCGCAATTCCCTTGAAGGGACAGGTATTGAACAAAACCGCAAAATACTGGTTTGATCAGACCGCCGATATCGTGCCCAATCAGGTGCTTGACGTACCCGACCCCAATGTGACGGTTGCGCGCGAACTCGATATGTTACTCGTCGAAATCGTTGTGCGGCGGTACCTGACCGGCAGCACAGACACCTCGGTATGGACGAATTACAATAACGGTGTACGGAAATTTTGCGGCGTTGATCTGCCCGATGGCATGATAAAAAATCAGAAATTTGACGAACCGATTATTACGCCGACCACAAAAGCAGAAGATCACGACGAATCGATCTCGCCAGAGGAAATTGTCGAGCGCGGCCTCGTCGATGCAGAAAGATGGGCAGAAGTCGAGAAAGTGGCTCTGGAATTATTCGCCCGCGGAACAGAACTCGCTGCCCAGCGCGGTTTGATTCTCGTAGATACAAAATACGAGATGGGACTGGACCCAGAAGGCAATCTGACCGTTGCCGATGAGATCCACACGCCCGACTCTTCGCGCTACTGGATCCTGGACTCTTATGAAGACCTCCACGCGCGCGGCGAAGAACCCGAAAGCCTGGACAAAGAATTCCTGCGCCTCTGGCTCGTGGATAAGGGAATTTCCGACGACAATATTCCCGAATTAGATGACGAAATTCGCACACAGGTCTCCGCGCGATACATCGACCTGTTCGAGCGCGTAACCGGCGAACCATTTGAAACTGAAGTAGATGATACGCCCATACTCGAGCGCATCGAAAAAAATATCGAGCCGTATTTTTAA
- the glpK gene encoding glycerol kinase GlpK, producing the protein MILSIDQGTTGTTALVLDSQGEILGRGYSEFRQIFPRPGWVSHDATEIWDTTLKVIGLAIAEAGIDASDVKGIGIANQRETTVLWDRRTGEPVHEAIVWQCRRTADLCALYRADGLEDMVRKKTGLVIDAYFSASKIAWLLDRVYGLREGAEQGEVCFGTVDSFLLYKLTGGAVHATDYTNASRTMIYNIHKRKWDGELLEIFDIPEGILPGVRSSAGDFGTTVDLGILPAGIPIGGIAGDQQAALFGQRGVFKGDIKNTYGTGCFTLFQTGNRAVQSAHGLLTTLACGPSGRVSHALEGSVFSAGATVQWLRDGLGIIDTAAETEAWSQAIDDTGGVYFVPAFTGLGAPHWDADARGTIVGLTRGTGRAQIIRAALESIAYQSADLVHAMVADAGQSVASLHVDGGAVVNDFLMQFQADILDVPVIRPKHVETTALGAGMLAGLATGVWDDVAALADINPPQRTFEPAMSQDRREALLAGWHKAVERTLLA; encoded by the coding sequence ATGATTTTGAGTATTGATCAGGGCACTACGGGTACAACTGCGTTGGTGTTGGATTCTCAGGGGGAAATTTTGGGACGGGGATATTCGGAGTTTCGACAAATTTTTCCGCGTCCCGGGTGGGTATCGCACGATGCAACGGAGATATGGGATACGACACTGAAAGTTATTGGCCTCGCAATCGCAGAGGCGGGGATAGATGCTTCAGACGTAAAAGGCATTGGTATTGCCAATCAGCGCGAGACGACTGTCTTATGGGATCGGAGAACGGGTGAACCCGTTCACGAGGCGATTGTCTGGCAGTGCCGGCGCACGGCGGATTTGTGTGCCCTATATCGCGCAGATGGTCTCGAAGACATGGTGCGTAAAAAGACGGGGTTGGTCATTGACGCTTATTTTTCGGCGAGTAAGATAGCGTGGTTGCTCGATCGCGTCTATGGCCTGCGCGAGGGAGCAGAGCAGGGTGAGGTGTGTTTTGGCACTGTGGATAGTTTTTTGTTGTACAAACTCACGGGGGGGGCTGTTCACGCGACTGATTATACCAATGCATCGCGCACGATGATTTACAATATCCACAAGAGGAAGTGGGATGGCGAGTTGTTGGAGATTTTTGACATTCCCGAAGGCATACTCCCCGGCGTGCGATCATCGGCTGGCGACTTTGGGACTACTGTGGATTTGGGGATTTTGCCTGCGGGGATTCCCATAGGGGGGATTGCGGGCGATCAGCAAGCCGCGCTTTTTGGGCAACGCGGCGTTTTCAAAGGTGATATTAAAAATACGTATGGCACGGGGTGTTTTACACTTTTTCAAACGGGAAATCGGGCTGTACAATCCGCGCATGGTCTGTTGACGACGCTTGCGTGTGGGCCTTCTGGGCGCGTATCTCACGCGCTTGAAGGTTCGGTGTTCAGCGCGGGCGCAACGGTTCAATGGTTGCGCGATGGTCTGGGGATTATTGATACCGCCGCTGAGACCGAGGCCTGGTCCCAGGCGATTGACGATACGGGAGGGGTGTATTTTGTCCCCGCATTTACTGGTCTGGGCGCACCGCACTGGGACGCGGATGCGCGGGGGACGATTGTGGGGCTTACGCGCGGCACAGGGCGCGCACAGATCATTCGTGCGGCACTGGAGTCCATTGCCTATCAGTCCGCCGATCTCGTCCACGCTATGGTCGCTGATGCAGGACAGTCTGTGGCGAGTTTGCACGTGGATGGGGGGGCTGTGGTGAATGATTTTTTGATGCAGTTTCAGGCGGATATTCTGGATGTGCCGGTGATACGTCCAAAGCATGTGGAGACGACTGCATTGGGGGCGGGGATGCTGGCGGGATTGGCGACGGGCGTGTGGGATGATGTTGCCGCGCTTGCCGATATTAATCCACCGCAACGCACCTTTGAGCCTGCGATGTCGCAGGATCGCCGCGAGGCCTTGCTGGCGGGCTGGCACAAAGCAGTGGAGCGAACGCTGTTGGCGTAG